In a genomic window of Phacochoerus africanus isolate WHEZ1 chromosome 6, ROS_Pafr_v1, whole genome shotgun sequence:
- the LOC125128915 gene encoding late cornified envelope protein 3D-like, whose product MSCQQNQQQCQPPPKCPSPKCPPKSPAHCRPPASSSGCAPISGGCGGPSSEGGCCLSPHRRRRSHRCRLLSSDSCDGGSGLQSGGSGCGQGSGGCC is encoded by the coding sequence ATGTCCTGCCAGCAGAACCAGCAGCAGTGCCAGCCCCCTCCCAAGTGCCCCTCGCCCAAGTGTCCCCCAAAGAGCCCGGCACACTGTCggcctccagcctcctcctcagGCTGTGCTCCCATCTCCGGGGGCTGCGGGGGCCCCAGCTCTGAGGGCGGCTGCTGCCTGAGCCCCCACAGGCGCCGCCGGTCCCACCGATGCCGGCTCCTGAGCTCCGACTCCTGCGACGGAGGCAGTGGCCTGCAGTCCGggggctctggctgtggccaagGCTCTGGGGGCTGCTGCTGA